A stretch of DNA from Coccidioides posadasii str. Silveira chromosome 1, complete sequence:
CCGGCAATCAAAATGATTGCCTGCATGTTGCTTTTTATAAGATCGCTTTTTGTATAAACCAGCCGGGGGTGTCATATGTATAGTCACATCTAATAACGCCTCCAAATAACATGCCAATCCTAACATCCCACACTCCAGCGCCGATGTATACAATGCCAAAAAAACACATGTCAACTAATTCATCCACCTTACCGCGCCAAAGCCAAAGTTAACCAGTAAGCCCACAAACACAGCCAGTCCTTTTCGCCAACTCCACACCCCTTCCTCCCTCAGCAACCATATCCCGCATCCGATCGGCCAGAAGAAGCCCATCACCGATCCCCATAGCATATCATCCAGAACGCCAGACACGTCGCTGCTCACATTGCCAAATGCATCTCCGCCCGTCAAGTCACCGCCAGCTCCGCCGCCTGGCAAAGCGTCGTTGGAACCTTCGTCCATCCAACGATCTTCAAGGCGACGGAGCTCCTCCCCGACAGGCATAGTATCAGGTGTGTGTGAGAGGGACTGGAGAGCAAGGAACTGGGAACGGAGAGCGGAGACCTCGGCGACAGTGAAGCCAGCGGAAAGCAGGCGATCGAATCCGCGCGGGGCAGGAGTAGTCGTAGAGGCACCTGTCGCATGGGACGGATCGTGTATGTGGTCTTGGGGAAAAGCGGGAGCGCCAGAAAGGTGGGAGCCTGGAAGGTCAGGTTCACCGGGTATCGTAGACAATACGTGGGACTGTCGAGCCTCTTTTACCAGCTCCTCGTCAGAGAGAACGATGTCACCGATTGAACAGTGGATGTATAGTATCCTCTTCGTGGCGTGAGACGGAATATCGAGTCTTTGCGTGTCATGGGCACCTCGGATCGGCCGTTTGCCCTTGACATCCCCGGGCTCCAGCTCAAATTTCAGGCTCACACCCAATCCCACCCCATCTTCAAGTGCTTTTCCCGCGTGGATCAGGCGTAATCTCCTCTTCGCTAAATCGCCAGGTAGCTTCTTCCGAATCAGCTGTTTTAAACCGGCTGTAGTTGTCGATGAGGGATCGGGTACTTCCAGGCGGAGATCTGGGATAGAAGCAGAAAAACGGATTGTTACAAGAAGGTCTTTTTGTGCAGCAAAGGTTTGAAAGCTGTTTGTATCTTCCATTGTGAACTACATTGAAGTGGTTAGTGTGCTTGTATAATATATTTCATTTCGTCATCCTCTGTGCAAGGTACTTCTGTACAGTTGGAGTCCGGAACTCCGCCGTGGTCGAGCTAATCCGAGTCATGTGATATCGGTTGGGGCGAACGCAACGACCTCAGGAGGAAAAATACTAGGAATGAAAGTGAGACTCAGGAGTTGTGAATTCAGGTTTTtcaattattattattccAAAATTCGGAGTCTAGCCTGGATCAATTATATTCATCTGAAAAGCGTGGCTCTTCTATTGACAAAAGGTCATCAGCTGCCTCCTCAAAGCAAATTGCTTTGGGCCTCTCATCGACACACGAGTGTAAGTCGACATGTATATATTTAAAAACCACAAACAACGAAGAGTCGGGTATTCCGTTAGATAGAATGCGGAAGATAGTCTTGCTTGAAAATGCCATATAAACAGTAGCAGCAACAGATACAAAGTCTTTCCAGAAAATAAGACCGTCCTAAAACGCCAGTGTAAAAAGCCGTAATATTGCAAAAGCGGTCATCATACCATGAATGATTCGCCACAGCCGCATTCATCCTCTGTCAGATGCAATTAGTATATTATCCCGTCTCAAGTATATGGCATAGAGAACCTACTTATGTTGGGGTTCTTGAACACAAAACGGCTTGCCAGCTTATCCTCCTGCCAGTCCATCTCGCTGCCAATTATGCTGAACAAGGCTTTGCTGTCGATCAGCACTTTAATGCCGTCTTGTTCCACCACTTCATCAAAAGGCGCCGGTTTCTCAACGAATTCCAAATGATATGCCAAGCCGGAGCAACCCCGATTCTTCACACCCACACGGATCATCTTGGGATCTGGCTGAGACAGCAGATTGCGTATTTGCTCTACAGCCGCTGGTGTGAGAGTCATCGCAGCTTTGCGCGGTCGTAATTTACTCCGACGCGGCTTCTTCGTGGCTTCCGCGGATGATGGTGGGGTTGCAGGGGTCGCGGGAGTCTGGGTAGGAAGTGGGTGGGCTTTGTGCGCGTCGCTTTCTGGGAGGCTATAACGCTTGAAGCGGTCGGGACCCTTTGTGTAGGGGAGATCTGATGGCAGTTCGGCACCGCCTATACCTGGAATGGCCTTTGAGATAGAATGGTCTGAAGCCTCAAGGTTTCGTGGAGGAAATGGCTCGGGCAGGGTTTGCGGTCTGTAGGCTGTTGCAGTTTGCAGTTCGCGCTTTGATGACTGGTAGGACTGCCGGCAGGACGAGAAGGCCCTAGTTGTCTGCGAACATGCTCGGCGACTGGCGTCTCGATAGATCAGCCTCATGGATGATGTCACTGAGTTGTGAAAGAGGGACATGATGGCTGAGAGGCAGGAAACTGAAGTCCTAACAATGGGGGTTCATAAGCAAGAGAGAGCTGCCTAGGAAAGATCAATTGGTGGATGTTGGGGAGGTGAAGATGAAAAGGTGCCGCACGACAGTTGGTCATTTCTTGTTTGCAGCTTCATCACAACCTTTAAACTCAGGCCAGCAGTTGAGCAAATTCACGGAAACATCGCGGCAAAAAGTGGCGCCGACAAGGAGCCCCACGACAGCCAATCAGACGCCACATGTTTCTATTCACCTGGCGTGGAGTGGCGTGGCTGGTCCCTACGGCTGCTGATTAAGCGGTGCCGAGGCCTGCAGAATCAAATAGTTCTCCGTGCCACAGGACTACAGAGTATTGGTCCCGCTTCCCTCTGTCGTCACCGGGCAGAAACAGCGCCGGCCTTACAGATCTTGCTGCATACCAAAGGTGGTGTTGCGGACTTTAGCCGGAAAGCCATCGAGGCCTGCTGTTATACTCGGAGAATATCTCCTTGCATCTCCTGGCTTCTCCTGGCTTCCGCTTTCTTTCAGGAACAAATAGTCAGCTCACCGGTTATGGCTGGCTTCCGACAATAACCATCTCCCTTAAGCCTATCATCTCCTACTTCCCCAAGCTTCTCACGAACAATACCTTGTGGCCCCGCACAGTTAGAGGCTGCTAAGAGCCACGCCGTATTTTATCTGATTTGCTCGGCATGCAAAAGTAGAGATCGCATGGAAGCAGCCTCCTATTGGCTCAACTTAACGCCTGCCGCTTAGATGACGTAAGCCGCGGTTGTTGAGGTCTGTTTGCAGTGTTCGCTCCGGAAATTGGTGAGGCAGCGATGCTCGTTGTGTGAGAGACGGGAATGCTGGAGGGTGCGAGGACAGCTTGACATCTATTTCATATTTTCGAGTCTTGAGACGATGTAATCAT
This window harbors:
- a CDS encoding uncharacterized protein (EggNog:ENOG410PV8D~COG:S~TransMembrane:2 (o269-288i300-318o)); the protein is MEDTNSFQTFAAQKDLLVTIRFSASIPDLRLEVPDPSSTTTAGLKQLIRKKLPGDLAKRRLRLIHAGKALEDGVGLGVSLKFELEPGDVKGKRPIRGAHDTQRLDIPSHATKRILYIHCSIGDIVLSDEELVKEARQSHVLSTIPGEPDLPGSHLSGAPAFPQDHIHDPSHATGASTTTPAPRGFDRLLSAGFTVAEVSALRSQFLALQSLSHTPDTMPVGEELRRLEDRWMDEGSNDALPGGGAGGDLTGGDAFGNVSSDVSGVLDDMLWGSVMGFFWPIGCGIWLLREEGVWSWRKGLAVFVGLLVNFGFGAVRWMN
- the ISA1 gene encoding Iron-sulfur assembly protein 1 (EggNog:ENOG410PMYF~COG:P), translated to MSLFHNSVTSSMRLIYRDASRRACSQTTRAFSSCRQSYQSSKRELQTATAYRPQTLPEPFPPRNLEASDHSISKAIPGIGGAELPSDLPYTKGPDRFKRYSLPESDAHKAHPLPTQTPATPATPPSSAEATKKPRRSKLRPRKAAMTLTPAAVEQIRNLLSQPDPKMIRVGVKNRGCSGLAYHLEFVEKPAPFDEVVEQDGIKVLIDSKALFSIIGSEMDWQEDKLASRFVFKNPNIKDECGCGESFMV